A stretch of the Glutamicibacter sp. JL.03c genome encodes the following:
- the dnaB gene encoding replicative DNA helicase has protein sequence MSAEPVYEGRESDAGRKPPQDVEAEMSVLGGMMLSKDAIADVVEALRGTDFYRPAHESIYEAIIDLYGRGEPADAVTVADLLTKRGEISRVGGAAYLHNLIQQVPTAANAGYYAEIVRERAVLRRLVDAGTRIVQMGYSPDGEVDAIVNEAQAEVYKVAENRSSEDYVRLSDIIEGTVDEIENAANAGDGITGVPTGFYEFDELTQGLKGGQMIIIAARPAVGKSTFALDFARSAAIKNNMATVFFSLEMGRNEIAMRLLSAEASIQLQDLRKGSVEDAQWTKIATTMGRLNEAPLFIDDSPNMSMMEIRAKCRRLKQRNELRMIILDYLQLMSSGKRVESRQQEVSEFSRNLKLLAKELDVPLIALSQLNRGSEQRTDKRPMVSDLRESGSIEQDADMVILLHRDDVYDKENRPGEADVIIAKHRAGPTKTITVAFQGHYSRFSNMSSEG, from the coding sequence ATGAGTGCTGAGCCGGTATACGAAGGACGAGAGTCCGATGCTGGACGCAAGCCGCCACAGGATGTCGAAGCAGAGATGTCCGTGCTCGGCGGCATGATGCTATCCAAGGACGCCATTGCTGACGTTGTCGAAGCGCTCCGCGGAACCGACTTCTATCGTCCGGCCCACGAATCCATCTACGAGGCAATCATCGATTTGTACGGTCGAGGCGAGCCAGCCGACGCCGTGACCGTAGCCGACCTGCTGACCAAGCGCGGTGAAATTTCCCGCGTTGGCGGGGCCGCCTACCTCCACAATCTTATTCAGCAGGTGCCCACCGCGGCCAACGCCGGATACTATGCAGAAATCGTGCGTGAGCGTGCCGTTCTGCGACGCCTAGTTGATGCCGGTACCCGTATCGTCCAGATGGGCTACTCGCCAGACGGCGAAGTCGACGCCATCGTCAACGAAGCCCAGGCCGAGGTCTACAAGGTCGCGGAAAACCGCAGCAGTGAAGACTATGTCCGTCTTTCTGACATCATCGAAGGCACTGTCGATGAAATCGAAAACGCCGCCAATGCCGGTGACGGTATTACCGGTGTGCCTACTGGATTCTATGAATTCGACGAACTGACCCAGGGCCTGAAGGGCGGGCAGATGATTATCATCGCCGCCCGTCCGGCAGTGGGTAAATCAACTTTTGCCTTGGACTTTGCCCGGTCGGCAGCCATCAAGAACAACATGGCTACGGTCTTCTTCTCCTTGGAAATGGGCCGCAATGAAATCGCGATGCGCCTGCTTTCCGCAGAGGCATCCATCCAGCTTCAAGACCTGCGTAAGGGTTCGGTCGAAGATGCGCAGTGGACCAAGATTGCCACCACTATGGGGCGCTTGAATGAGGCGCCGCTGTTCATCGATGATTCGCCGAATATGTCCATGATGGAAATCCGAGCGAAGTGCCGTCGCCTGAAGCAGCGCAACGAGCTGCGCATGATCATCCTTGACTACCTGCAGCTGATGAGCTCGGGCAAGCGAGTGGAATCCCGTCAACAGGAAGTCTCCGAGTTCTCGCGTAACCTCAAGCTCCTGGCTAAGGAACTGGATGTTCCGCTGATTGCGTTGTCGCAGCTGAATCGTGGTTCCGAGCAGCGTACCGATAAGCGGCCAATGGTTTCGGACCTTCGTGAATCAGGTTCCATCGAGCAGGACGCCGACATGGTGATCCTGCTGCACCGTGACGACGTGTATGACAAGGAAAATCGCCCCGGCGAGGCCGATGTCATCATCGCAAAGCACCGTGCTGGTCCCACCAAAACCATCACCGTGGCATTCCAGGGCCATTACTCGCGCTTCAGCAATATGTCCTCTGAGGGTTAA
- a CDS encoding flavin reductase family protein produces the protein MSLNRELDPLTLRRVFAQHPSGVAALCAEVDGVKTGIVASSFTVGVSLEPALVMFAVQKTSNTWPKLRGASHIGVSVLSDLNGGVCTQIASKKGDRFLGVDTVVSEQGALFIEESTLWLETSIYNEVEAGDHWVVLLEVHGHHASQHSPQIFHDSRFHSIPVSELV, from the coding sequence ATGTCATTGAATCGTGAACTTGACCCGCTAACCCTACGCAGGGTTTTCGCTCAACATCCCTCAGGCGTGGCCGCTCTGTGTGCAGAAGTGGACGGCGTAAAAACCGGCATCGTTGCATCCTCATTCACTGTGGGGGTTTCGTTGGAGCCGGCATTGGTGATGTTTGCAGTCCAGAAGACCTCCAATACCTGGCCGAAACTGCGTGGGGCCAGCCACATCGGTGTTTCGGTTCTCAGCGATCTTAATGGAGGGGTCTGCACGCAGATCGCTTCGAAGAAGGGCGATCGATTCCTCGGTGTGGATACCGTGGTTTCTGAACAGGGCGCCCTGTTCATCGAAGAGTCCACCCTCTGGCTGGAAACATCGATTTACAACGAGGTTGAGGCAGGAGACCACTGGGTTGTGCTCTTGGAGGTGCACGGGCATCACGCATCTCAGCACTCGCCGCAGATCTTCCATGATTCTCGATTTCATTCGATCCCAGTTTCTGAACTCGTCTAA